A window of Candidatus Rokuibacteriota bacterium contains these coding sequences:
- a CDS encoding cupin domain-containing protein encodes MADRIPLMEIGTLQARLGDLKAKKGAPPWSEAMVMTDDIQAFIICHAPGHPNDTHYHLHDEWWVVLQGKIDWHIEDAPATVHARAGDFVFGPKNRWHHVEPVGSEPTIRVAINARGEFHRYDRPGCKPL; translated from the coding sequence ATGGCCGACCGCATCCCGCTCATGGAGATCGGCACGCTGCAGGCGCGCCTGGGAGACCTCAAGGCGAAGAAGGGCGCCCCGCCGTGGTCGGAAGCGATGGTAATGACCGACGACATCCAGGCCTTCATCATCTGCCACGCCCCCGGGCATCCGAACGACACGCACTACCACCTGCACGACGAGTGGTGGGTGGTGCTGCAGGGCAAGATCGACTGGCACATCGAGGACGCGCCCGCGACTGTCCACGCGCGAGCCGGCGACTTCGTCTTCGGCCCCAAGAACCGCTGGCACCACGTCGAGCCGGTGGGCAGCGAGCCCACCATCCGCGTCGCCATCAACGCGCGCGGCGAGTTCCACCGCTACGACCGCCCCGGCTGCAAACCCCTGTGA
- a CDS encoding glycosyltransferase → MDALLPILFVVALVLNVRASFKLSLDWRGMLTTVRFVRDAYARRSALPTEEALEHDPQAPVFLHLVPAFQEPDIAGTVKALCASRYPHPGLHVVVVTKKEEERAPHPAMGVCTGELVRRLRETLPPYQQKRLAHLVMPGPGRKAQQLNWALRPEALREILGDSFDPSRVFVGVSDADSIPDPDTYRWIASLELGGQGSLAYQGITLSLANYDRLDIRGKICAIQQSSIFIRVSIARLINEVKRVRLFDGFSARFPRLGRLARPAFELCFRRSQICLGHNQFVRLDVMQSLGGFPTSGATEDSTLGYALGARGILIQAMPMVELMDLPETPDKMVRQNARWYLGVLDDIPFLRRVFRERPTAFNLAQLVRHVGNKVVEWPIAALVYPATGYLGWWLAYMYRGRHPWLFYLATGAPTLSLILTVWVGGIVTQNLVEELRPYLPREVDLRRKSLKEKFLGTFRCQTYWLLATRGAWRVLWSIARTGRYESGKTDRITRAAGA, encoded by the coding sequence ATGGACGCGCTCCTGCCGATCCTGTTCGTCGTCGCCCTCGTCTTGAACGTCCGCGCGTCCTTCAAGCTGAGCCTCGACTGGCGCGGCATGCTGACGACGGTGCGTTTCGTCCGCGATGCGTACGCGCGCCGTTCCGCGCTGCCGACCGAGGAGGCGCTCGAGCACGACCCCCAGGCGCCCGTCTTCCTCCACCTCGTCCCGGCCTTCCAGGAGCCCGACATCGCGGGCACGGTCAAGGCGCTCTGCGCCTCGCGCTACCCGCACCCGGGCCTCCATGTCGTCGTCGTGACCAAGAAGGAGGAAGAGCGCGCGCCGCACCCGGCCATGGGCGTGTGCACGGGCGAGCTGGTGCGCCGGCTCCGCGAGACCCTGCCGCCCTACCAGCAGAAGCGCCTCGCGCATCTCGTCATGCCGGGGCCCGGCCGCAAGGCGCAGCAGCTCAACTGGGCGCTCCGCCCCGAGGCCCTCCGCGAGATCCTGGGCGACTCCTTCGATCCGTCGCGCGTCTTCGTCGGCGTGAGCGACGCCGACTCGATCCCCGACCCCGACACGTACCGCTGGATCGCTTCGCTCGAGCTCGGGGGGCAGGGGAGCCTCGCGTACCAGGGCATCACGCTGTCGCTCGCCAACTACGACCGGCTCGACATCCGCGGGAAGATCTGCGCCATTCAGCAGTCGTCCATCTTCATCCGCGTCTCGATCGCGCGGCTCATCAACGAGGTCAAGCGGGTGCGGCTGTTCGACGGCTTCTCCGCGCGCTTCCCGCGGCTCGGGCGGCTCGCGCGCCCGGCTTTCGAGCTCTGCTTCCGCCGCTCCCAGATCTGCCTCGGCCACAACCAGTTCGTGCGCCTGGACGTGATGCAGTCCCTGGGCGGCTTCCCGACCTCGGGCGCCACGGAGGATTCCACGCTCGGCTACGCGCTCGGCGCGCGCGGCATCCTGATCCAGGCGATGCCGATGGTCGAGCTGATGGATCTGCCCGAGACGCCCGACAAGATGGTCCGTCAGAACGCGCGCTGGTACCTGGGCGTGCTCGACGACATCCCGTTCCTGCGGCGCGTCTTCCGCGAGCGCCCGACAGCCTTCAACCTGGCCCAACTGGTCCGGCACGTCGGCAACAAGGTCGTCGAGTGGCCGATCGCCGCGCTCGTGTATCCGGCGACGGGCTACCTCGGCTGGTGGCTCGCCTACATGTACCGCGGCCGCCACCCGTGGCTCTTCTACCTGGCGACGGGCGCGCCGACGCTCTCGCTGATCCTGACCGTGTGGGTGGGCGGCATCGTCACCCAGAACCTCGTCGAGGAGCTGCGGCCGTATCTCCCGCGCGAGGTGGACCTGCGCCGCAAGAGCCTCAAGGAGAAGTTCCTCGGCACCTTCCGCTGCCAGACCTACTGGCTGCTGGCGACGCGCGGGGCCTGGCGCGTGCTCTGGAGCATCGCCCGCACCGGCCGCTACGAGTCCGGCAAGACCGACCGCATCACCCGCGCCGCCGGCGCCTGA
- a CDS encoding septum formation initiator family protein has product MNVRSLRLVRTAVLAVLAVSFAAYGGQSLTRVWTLKKEVENLEREVGALRAETARLTADVDRLRTDPDYIEQIARDKLGLVKPGDRVLKLPPASGSR; this is encoded by the coding sequence GTGAACGTGCGCTCGCTCCGTCTCGTCCGCACGGCGGTGCTCGCGGTGCTGGCCGTCTCGTTCGCCGCCTACGGCGGGCAGAGCCTCACGCGCGTGTGGACGCTCAAGAAGGAAGTCGAGAACCTCGAGCGCGAGGTGGGCGCGCTCCGCGCCGAGACCGCGCGGCTGACGGCCGATGTGGATCGCCTCCGGACCGATCCCGATTACATCGAGCAGATCGCCCGCGACAAGCTCGGGCTGGTCAAGCCCGGCGACCGCGTGCTCAAGCTGCCGCCGGCCTCCGGAAGCCGCTAG